TACGTTTGCAGCGCCAACGATGGCATATAACTGTACTACTACTGGTAAATCAAGCGAAGACTGTGCAGTGCGACATGTTCTGGTTATCTGGAGCATATGCTTGCTGGACATATTTTAGTCGACAGAAATTAGAGTTTAGGAATACGAGACAGGCAAGATACTTGTCTGTAAGCGTAAATAATAAAACATTTGTATCAAATTTTGAGTGTTTTTGAGAGTAAACGCATCGGGAGCGATAAAGGTGAATTTCCAGGTTTGTCGATTCGGCATAGTGGCGATAACTGAATGTCGGATCGGTACCGCAGGTGTTTAAACGCACCATAAATAAGAAGTAGTAGTAAGGAGCTGTTATGAAAAAATTTATTATATCCACTTTAGTTGTTTCTGCAGGCGTCTTGGCTGCGAATGTTGCACAAGCCGATACGAATTCGCTTTCCGTGGGGTATGCACAAAGTAAAGTTCAGGATTTTAAAAATATTCGTGGGGTCAATTTGAAATACCGTTATGAGACAGACTCCCCGGTAAGTTTCATCACCTCATTAAGCTATTTATCTGGAGATAGACAGAATTCGGATTCTGTTGAGCCTGAGGGTATTTATTACCATGATAAGTTTGACGTAAAGTATGGCTCTTTAATGGTCGGGCCAGCTTATCGCCTGTCTGACAATTTTTCATTATACGCACTGGCGGGTGTTGGTACAATGAAGGCTACATTTAAAGAACAATCCACTCAGGATGGTATGTCGGCTTCATATAAAATGTCTTCAAGGAAAACGGGTTTTGCATGGGGGGCGGGTATCCAGATGAATCCGCTGGAGAATATTGTTATCGATGTCGGGTATGAAGGAAGCACTATTTCTTCTACAAAAATAAACGGGTTCAACGTTGGGGTTGGGTACCGTTTCTAAGAAGTATAATGTATGCGGAAGGTTTACCTTCCGCATGCCTGCCTTTCAATAGG
The Salmonella bongori NCTC 12419 DNA segment above includes these coding regions:
- a CDS encoding Ail/Lom family outer membrane beta-barrel protein, producing MKKFIISTLVVSAGVLAANVAQADTNSLSVGYAQSKVQDFKNIRGVNLKYRYETDSPVSFITSLSYLSGDRQNSDSVEPEGIYYHDKFDVKYGSLMVGPAYRLSDNFSLYALAGVGTMKATFKEQSTQDGMSASYKMSSRKTGFAWGAGIQMNPLENIVIDVGYEGSTISSTKINGFNVGVGYRF